The sequence TTCCTGCGGCAAGTGCCGGAGCAAGCTTCCATACTGCCATCAATAGCGGGAAATTCCACGGAATGATTTGACCGACTACCCCAATCGGCTCATGGAAGTGGTACGCTACCGTATCGTTATCAATTTGGCTTACGCCGCCTTCTTGCGCACGGATGGCCGAAGCAAAGTAACGGAAATGGTCGATTGCGAGCGGCAAATCTGCATTCAATGTCTCACGAACCGCTTTACCGTTTTCCCACGTTTCGGCAACCGCAAGCATTTCAAGATTTTGCTCCATCCGATCAGCGATTTTCAGAAGAACATTTGCCCGTTCCGTCACCGACGTCTTGCCCCAAGCATCCTTCGCCGCGTGAGCTGCATCCAATGCAAGTTCGATATCTTCTGCCGTCGAACGTGCAACTTGCGTAAACACTTTACCTGTCACTGGTGTCGGGTTATCAAAATACTGCCCATTTACAGGCGCAGTCCATTTGCCACCGATGAAATTATCGTAGCGTTCTTTAAAATTCACCTTCGCCCCTTCAGTGTTCGGAAACGCATAAACGTGACTCTCTACTGCTTGTACCATCATCCATTCCTCCCTATTCATTATAGATTGCTATTGATAAGTGCAAAAATGCACACAAAGCCAACATATGAGGAAAACACCAACTACATTCTAAATGTATACGGTTTCATTTAATTTTAATGACATTCACGCTTGGACAACATAAGACTGTAAACTTATTCTATCTGACTATACAGACTATTACAAGAGTAGTAGTGGGGAGCAAATTCCGACACATTCCGCGTGAGCTTTTGGTGTGAGATGCCGATTCATGTGGTTGACGCAGGTTTTCGAGGTTATGAGCTAGTAAAGAAAGTAGACACTACCCCATGAGCAGTTATGGTCGTAACCATTGAGTCTGCGCTCGTAAAAGCGGGGGCCGCGCTCGTAACCGTTGAGTCTGCGCCCGTAAAAGTAGGGGCCGCGCCCGTAACCGTTGAGTCTGCGCCCGTAAAAGTAGGGGCCGCGCCCGTAACCGTTGAGTCTGCGCCCGTAAAAATGGGGGCCGCGCCCGTAACCGTTGAGTCTGCGCCCGTAAAAATGGTTACCACCGACTCGTCATGCTAATCAAACGTCAACTTGACCACCGAAAAAGCCTTATCACCGCTTAATTAACTTCTATCACCACTCGCCCACTTACTGGAAAATAAAACATGAATTATTCACCCTTCTTTCATACCTCCGTAATAATTTGTTCATAATCTCCCCGTACAATGAAATCAATGAGATAAACAAGAAAACGAAAGGGGTTTTATTCATGGCTAATTTCACAACACGTTTCATTTCTACGGTTGGTGCTGGGGTGCTCGGTTCGGCATTCACACTGGGTGTTGTCGCGAATACGGATATTTTACAGACGAAGCCGGCAACAGAGGAGGCGGTTGCTTCGGTCACATCGCCTAATGTCGTACAAACAGCAGCAACCCATTCAAAAGAGTCGCTTTCGGATATGGTGGAGCATGCGTCAAAAGCGATTGTTGGCGTATCCAACTTCAAGGATGCAGGGAATCGATTCGCGGGGAACTCATCCATGAAAGAATACGGCACCGGATCAGGGGTTATTTATAAAATGGATGGTGAACACGCCTATATCGTCACGAATAACCATGTCATTGAAGGATCACAAAAAGTGGAAGTGACGCTTCACGATGGAGAAAAAGCGGATGCGGAATTGATTGGGACCGATGCATTGACTGATTTGGCGGTTTTGAAAGTTTCCAGCAAAGGCATCGATACAGCACTTGAATTTGGCGATTCGGATAAGGTGCGTGCGGGAGATTCAGTCGTCGCAATCGGAAATCCCCTAAGCCTTGAATTCTCCGGAACTGTTACGCAAGGCATCATCAGCGCACCTGCCCGTTCAATCGATGTCAAAACAACTGCGGGTAATTGGCAAATGAATGTAATACAGACAGACGCAGCCATTAACCCCGGTAACAGTGGGGGCGCGCTCATTAATACTGCCGGCGAACTAATCGGTATTAACAGTTTAAAAATTGCTGAAAACGGCGTCGAAGGCATCGGATTTGCGATTCCAAGCAATGATGTTGTGCCACTCGTTGAGGAGATTACGAAGAGTGGTAAAATCGAACGACCATACATCGGAATCGGCCTTGCAGATCTTGCGGACGTTCCATATATGTATGTACAGCACTTGCCACAAGAGGTGAAGGGCGGCGTCATCGTCACAAATATCGACCCTTTATCCGCCGCAAGCAAAGCCGGTTTGAAAGAACAAGACGTCATTACGGCCATTAACGATACAGACATCAACAACTCGATGGAACTTCGCCAATTCCTGTATGCCAAACTAAAAATCGGCGACAAAGCGAAGCTCACAGTGTATACAGGTTCTGAAAAACGGACTGTTGAATTGACTTTAACAAGCAATACGCCAGTGCAATAAACGAATAGACCCCACTACTGTTCAGAG is a genomic window of Sporosarcina oncorhynchi containing:
- a CDS encoding S1C family serine protease, which codes for MANFTTRFISTVGAGVLGSAFTLGVVANTDILQTKPATEEAVASVTSPNVVQTAATHSKESLSDMVEHASKAIVGVSNFKDAGNRFAGNSSMKEYGTGSGVIYKMDGEHAYIVTNNHVIEGSQKVEVTLHDGEKADAELIGTDALTDLAVLKVSSKGIDTALEFGDSDKVRAGDSVVAIGNPLSLEFSGTVTQGIISAPARSIDVKTTAGNWQMNVIQTDAAINPGNSGGALINTAGELIGINSLKIAENGVEGIGFAIPSNDVVPLVEEITKSGKIERPYIGIGLADLADVPYMYVQHLPQEVKGGVIVTNIDPLSAASKAGLKEQDVITAINDTDINNSMELRQFLYAKLKIGDKAKLTVYTGSEKRTVELTLTSNTPVQ